A single window of Tenericutes bacterium MZ-XQ DNA harbors:
- a CDS encoding tRNA uridine-5-carboxymethylaminomethyl(34) synthesis GTPase MnmE codes for MNLENIAAIATAFGTAGISVIRISGETAIFEFNKIFKGRDLTKVKSHTVHYGHVLNEDMSVLDEVMVTVMKGPKSFTAEDTVEVSTHGGILITQKVLDRILDMDIRLAEPGEFSERAYLNGRIDLVEAESIMDLIHAKSEKALKIANLGVQKETSKLIRNLRSKLLTIIAQIEVNIDYPEYDDAIIMSKEIIKPKTEALIVEINDLLKESEKNQLIRDGVKTAIVGKPNVGKSSLLNALLNEEKAIVTDIEGTTRDTIEAYINVNGVTLKLIDTAGIRETEDVVEKIGVNRSKKAITDAELILLVLDQSKAISKEDKDLLELTKDKKRLIIANKADLPKALQLEEVLQISTLTKEGLKDLEKAILKLLSLEDIDSRDFNYLSNVRHIQKVKEARTSLLNVLSSIELDMPVDVYAIDLTQAWKSLGEILGEYYQDDLLNELFSKFCLGK; via the coding sequence ATGAATTTAGAAAATATAGCTGCGATAGCTACAGCCTTTGGGACTGCAGGCATTTCAGTTATTAGGATTTCAGGTGAAACTGCAATTTTTGAATTCAATAAAATATTTAAAGGAAGAGATTTGACCAAAGTTAAATCTCATACCGTTCACTATGGACATGTCTTAAACGAAGATATGTCTGTTTTGGATGAAGTGATGGTCACAGTGATGAAGGGGCCCAAATCATTTACTGCAGAAGATACTGTTGAAGTATCAACGCATGGTGGTATTTTAATCACGCAAAAGGTATTGGATCGTATACTAGATATGGATATCAGATTAGCTGAACCTGGTGAGTTTAGTGAGCGTGCATATTTAAATGGAAGAATTGATTTAGTTGAAGCAGAATCTATCATGGATCTGATTCATGCGAAAAGCGAAAAAGCTTTAAAAATTGCTAACTTAGGAGTTCAAAAAGAAACATCGAAACTGATTAGAAATTTAAGATCAAAACTTCTAACAATTATTGCACAAATTGAAGTGAATATTGATTATCCGGAATATGATGATGCCATCATCATGAGTAAAGAAATTATTAAACCAAAGACAGAAGCATTGATTGTTGAAATCAATGATTTACTGAAAGAGTCAGAGAAAAATCAACTCATCAGAGATGGTGTAAAAACAGCTATTGTTGGTAAACCGAATGTTGGAAAATCAAGTTTGCTAAATGCATTATTAAATGAAGAAAAAGCAATTGTTACAGATATTGAAGGAACAACTAGAGATACGATTGAGGCTTATATTAATGTAAATGGTGTAACGTTGAAACTCATTGATACTGCCGGCATTAGGGAGACAGAAGATGTTGTTGAGAAGATTGGTGTAAATCGCTCTAAAAAGGCAATTACAGATGCAGAACTTATATTATTAGTTTTGGATCAAAGTAAAGCTATATCTAAAGAAGATAAAGATTTACTAGAGCTAACAAAAGATAAAAAGCGTTTGATAATTGCAAATAAAGCAGATCTTCCAAAAGCTTTACAACTAGAAGAGGTTCTACAGATTTCTACACTGACTAAAGAAGGTTTAAAAGATTTGGAAAAAGCGATATTGAAGTTATTATCACTTGAAGACATTGATTCAAGAGATTTTAATTATTTATCAAACGTTAGACACATCCAAAAAGTTAAAGAAGCAAGAACATCACTGCTTAATGTTTTATCATCGATTGAACTTGATATGCCAGTTGATGTTTACGCGATTGATTTAACTCAAGCTTGGAAGTCATTAGGTGAAATATTAGGTGAGTATTATCAAGATGATTTATTAAATGAATTATTCTCGAAATTTTGCTTAGGAAAATAA
- a CDS encoding tRNA 2-thiocytidine(32) synthetase TtcA: protein MIQECQTIIVENPKASLIDIEKSLVTTYKKDIFRPFVKAINEYNLVEPGDRIAVGISGGKDSLILAKLFQELKKHNKIPFEVVFLSMDPGFRDVNRELLENNCKYLNIPLEIRNSEIFKVVGKIAKENPCYMCARMRRGFLYNAAKELGCNKLALGHHFDDVIETTLLNIFYGGQFKTMVPKIKADNFEDIELIRPMMQMKEKDIIRWIKKSGIQSMNCGCTVVAEKTSSKRREIKELIDNLRKINPDIDQSIYTAATNVNIDAILGYVKNNEKIHFNKIYEEREKKS, encoded by the coding sequence ATGATTCAGGAGTGTCAAACGATTATCGTTGAAAACCCTAAAGCATCACTTATAGACATTGAAAAAAGCTTAGTGACGACATATAAAAAAGACATCTTTAGACCATTTGTAAAAGCAATTAATGAATACAACTTAGTTGAACCAGGGGATAGGATTGCAGTTGGTATATCAGGTGGTAAAGACAGTTTGATACTAGCAAAACTTTTTCAAGAGCTAAAAAAACATAATAAAATCCCATTTGAAGTTGTCTTCTTATCGATGGATCCAGGATTTAGAGATGTCAATCGAGAACTCTTAGAAAACAACTGTAAATATTTGAATATCCCGTTAGAAATTAGAAATTCTGAAATATTCAAAGTTGTAGGTAAAATAGCCAAAGAAAATCCTTGTTATATGTGTGCACGTATGAGAAGGGGATTCTTATACAACGCAGCTAAAGAATTAGGATGTAATAAACTTGCATTAGGGCATCATTTTGATGATGTTATTGAAACGACATTACTCAATATATTTTATGGTGGACAATTTAAGACGATGGTTCCAAAAATTAAGGCAGATAATTTCGAGGATATTGAATTAATTAGACCGATGATGCAAATGAAAGAGAAAGATATTATCAGATGGATTAAAAAAAGTGGTATACAATCGATGAACTGTGGTTGTACTGTAGTAGCTGAGAAAACAAGTTCTAAACGTAGAGAAATCAAAGAGTTAATTGATAATCTAAGAAAGATTAACCCTGATATTGATCAATCTATTTACACAGCTGCAACTAATGTTAATATCGATGCAATTTTAGGTTACGTTAAAAATAATGAAAAGATACATTTCAATAAGATTTATGAAGAAAGGGAGAAAAAATCATGA